TTTCTAATAGGTCTGTGATGttaccagtatcgcaatattcATTGGAAACATCAAGgcagaccaaactctttggtTCTTAAAATATGTATGTAAATTATTgggtgctatagcttggaaaataaataaatgtgactctgaatgacaacataatgaggtttgtttccaacattacgGATGTTTTCCTGAAGAAGTTAAATCCACGTCATGCTTTGTTTCCTTGACACAATATTAACGAGTATCGTGATACTGGTATCATCCCGGCCCTAGTTTCTAAGCATGAAAAATCATATatttacaaacagaaaatacTTTTTTAATACCACATCAACTTAATTTGTGGTTTTGAAAGTATTAATGACTCATGACAGCTATCTGTAAATGAAAAGAAAAACTGTAACAAGATTTGGTTGAATGGAACCAAAAGTCACTTCACAAAGAATATTATTCCAGAGAATATATACAACTGAATATTGAATACAATAAGAATGTATTTAAGTCTTGCGCTATAAAATGCTAATTTAGACTCATGTACTTGAACACAACTATGTTTAAAAACAAAAAGAAACTCGAGAGAATAATAAGGTCATTCAACCTTCCTTCTTCGCTGTGCTGCAGaattctttccttctctctgtgaGGACTTTGGTTGGATACACAAAAAAGCAGAGGAACTGTACCAAGGGCACATAGTTCATTCGGGACACTAGACACGAGAGTCTTCTATGACTGATTCACACTACAGGGCCGACCCAAACCACAATGTGCTGGCTTCAGGGCTGTAGCCAGGGTCTGACTGTTAGTGAGGACATtttactgcatttctatacaATTAAAAAAActctaaaatgctatttggagaagAGCAAAAAAAACACGACCTAAGCCATTATCACTATGGTTTCTGAtgcttcattcacctcagtcgatCTACAAACGCATCGCCTAGCTACACAATTAGCTCAGCACCAGGATTAAAAACTATAATTTAGGTACTGAGGGAATCTGTTAGCAGAAAGTATTTTATGAACAAATGGTAAAGCATTAAAAAAAGTTTTGAAAtgttcctgcaattctacacatttttacaTGACTTATGGTTAATAGGatgtctgagtgagagtgactaacaaaatcaatggaggAACCCTGGAGGTCAGGTCCCCTGGGCCCTATGTGCCCAGTCAGTCATTTGgtcatgattactacaagttcagtctagactaactagactaattcaactattttttaattttatttttaatgacatgggctaattgagtgactgtcagtgagtgaCAGAGAAAAACTGGGGCAGCCAAGTTTCAAAAtcgcaccttgtgtattctactattctaactctcaacagcaAGTTGAGACCCCGAATGAGTTccccaaaaatacatttaatttttttaaattattttttttattaactaGGTCTGGACCTCAGTGTCCTCATATGTAGCTACGGCCCTGGCTGGCTTGGACATTTTCTTCTCACAATATCCTTTCTAGCACAGTTCCAGCAACTATAgtggatgtgtaaccaggccagcccaggatTGTCTTGTCTCAGTTTGACTCTATAGCGTGAATCAGTCACTACACTCCTGATTCCCTCCTGAAGCCCAGCGCATCAAGAGCTATAGCCGGCTGCAGCCTGTCAATCTGATTGTCTATGTCCAGCACACACAGCATGTTCATGTCCACCGCTACCTGGTTCTGAAATCTCTCCTGGAAGATGTCTAGTTGTacgtccctctcctccccctccccgtcGTCCCTCCCCCCCAGCATCACACCCAtctcccctacctcctccccctcctcctccccgcaGCACAGGGCCACCTCGTTCTCGTAGCAGAAGGCGCTGGGGGAGTGTGGAGGCAAGAGGTGGAGGCCAGAGGACTTGGGAccgagaggggacactgaccggGTAGAACTAGAGCCGGAGGCAGACGAGGGGGAGCGGGATCGGCCCGTCATCTCCCGGAGCTCCCTGGCGCTGCAGTGCGGAGTAGCTGGCACCTCGTAGGTCTTGTGGAAGCGGGAGTAGTCTACCTGGTAGCGGTGCTCCTTCTCGAAGACCACGGGCTCGAAGCGATGGCCCCACAGGATCTCCCTGGCCAGGTAGGAGGAGCGGGCCTGGGTGGTCATGGCCGTGGCCTCCACCATCCCCTCCAGTATCACCACGATCTCAAAGTCCTCTGTCGTCAGGTCGGCGCTGCTCATGCAGTACAGCGGGCTGTTCTCGTTGATCTCGTGGACCACGACCAGTGGAGACACTAGGAAGAGGCGGTCCAGGCCCTCGTCGTAGCCCACGTCGATGTCCGTCTGCTCCATGGGGAGGTACTCGCCTTCGGCGGTGACATGCGGCCGGATGAGCTGCGCCCGGACGTGAGCCTCCACGATGTGGCTTTTTCTCATGTTCCCCAGGCGAAACATCAGGCACAGCTTCCCGTCCCGCATGGAGATTACCGCGTGGTGCGAGAACAGCAAGGTCTGCGCCCGCTTCTTAGGTCGAACCATCTTGGCCATGATGGTTCCGATCATGAAGGAGTCGATGATACAGCCCACAATGGACTGGACCACCACCGTAGCCACCGCCGCCGGACACTCCTCGGTGACGCAGCGGAACCCATACCCAATGGTGGTCTGGGTCTCTATGGAGAAGAGAAACGCCCCTACGAAGCCTTGGACGTGTAGGATGCAGGGCTTccactccacccctcctccctccaagcCGGCCAGAGGCCCCTCTCCCAGGCCGGGTCGAAGGTCGAAGTCCCCATGGGCCAGGGCCACTCCCCAGAAGACCACCCCGAAGAGGAACCAGGAGAGCAGGAAGGTAGAGGTGAAGAGGAGCAGCATGTAACGCCAGCGGATGTCCACGCAGGTGGTAAATATGTCGGCCAGATAGTGTTTCGTCTTGTCTTCCATGTTGTGGAAAACCACGTTGCACTGGCCGTTCTTCTTCACGAAGCGGCTCCGGACATGGTTGGGCCCCGTCGTGGAGATTTGGCGGCCGTTGTGGACAGACTCTGTTGCTCGCAGGGCTAGGGAGCTgccgcctcctcctccttctgaacctcctcctcctccaccaccaccacctcctccgccccccatacccctcccagtcataTTGTGGTGCATCAGGGGACCATGGCCATTGTGGAGGCCCAGGGTGGAGATCTTGAAGTGGTCTTCATCGGTGGCTACGATGCTGTATCTGATGTGAAACAAAAACCCAAACAAAACACACAAGTTTAGATAGGAGGGTGAAGGAGACATGGCAGGTTTAagagttaaaggcccagtgcagtaaaaAACATGATTTCCCTATGTTTTACAGTCCAAGAATAGACAACAAGGACAGGCATTTAGAGGCAGGAAAAGGGGGAGAAAAGGAGCTGATTGTCCTATTCCCCGGTCCTACCTGTTGACTCGCACCGCTCCCATGGCACCAGTGATCATCAGGCTGTGTCTGTGTGGGCAGTAATCAGGGCCGCGGTGGCCAGTGCCAACCATTAAAAGAGACCAGCTTGGTAGGAGGCTGTGGGCAGAGGGGCAGGAGGACAACAGCCTCAGGTCTAAGGACCCCTTGGAGATATCAGCGTTGCCTCCTTCTGATGCATTTCCTGGAATGACAGCAAATCAGAGAACAGTATGAATGTTTAAGGTCATTCAGAATCACAGCACCCAATGCACAGTATTCCTACATCTACACATGTCATGCAGGAGGAGGGTGGGATCGTCAACTCTCTTCATGCGTGAAGAAAAACAGACAAATATTCATCATGATGGTTATAGATTGAGTCCCTCGTAGCCGGTCGCCTGAGGCCCCTTTATGTCAGCATGGGGTGGAACACACTAACAGACATAGGAGGGGCCAAAGGTCTGAAAGAGAGGGGAATCTGTGCTGAACTCCTGTTAAGGGAACAATTGATCTGGTGTTTGGCTTGATGACAGGGTTAGAGGCCGGGTGACGTAGTGGGTTAGAGCTAGTACCCATTATGTGATCGCTAGACTATCAGGGCGACCAAGGGAAAGCGTTGCATAACAGCCGTAACAGGTTTGTAGCTGCACGCTATAGAACAGCAGCACTGGATGGTTTGAAGTGAGGTGTGGAGTTAGCTATGTGTAGAAAAATAGTGGCAGTAGCTTACTAAGGCGCTGTGACATCACTGCTGGGTCAACGAAACTGACACGTCGACACAGAGTTATTAAAACACACAGACGAGCGCgagtgcacacacatacacacacacacatacacacacagtccacaGACTGACAGGATTTAGCAGGGTTGTTTTTTACCTTTGCGTGACAGTCTATGTCAATTTTCTTCCctcccaaatacacacacacacacacacacacagcagatggaCAGATGTTGTTCCTGCCATGTGCTTATTGGCCGGATTGAGGATCCAGGATCCTTCCCAACTTAAATCCTCAGTAAGAGGCTGGGATATATTACGTCAGCATTGTTACATATCAACCACTGTAGCAGCTGGACCAAAGGGGctgagaaaggaagaaagaaagaaagaaagaaagaaagaaagaaagaaagaaagaaagaaagaaagagagaaagaaagaaagaaagaaagaaagagagagggagagagagagagatagaaatagagagagagagggagagagagaaagagagaaagagagagagagagagagatccagggGGCTGACATCACATTATTGACAACACACCAGTTCCACTGTGTCTTAAGGAGTGTTTAGTGTACACAGTGTTAACCAGGGTCACACGTATCAAGTCTTTCCATACCACTTCCCGAGGATCCTGGGAGTTTGATTGGACAAGAATGTGTATCTGAGTTAGGTTGGAGGAGAAGAATCATGCATATGAATGGAAGACTGTGACAGCTTGAGTTTCTCAGTTTGAGAGTCTATGGGATAATGCCAGATCACAACGAATCCATCGCCACAGACTGAGGAAACAGTAGTCTTTTCGAGTCAACCTGATTCCCATTGAGATGTGAAACTCAGAATGCAGCCATACTGTTAACCATATCAGCATCTTCAACATCGGAGGCTTCCAAGACATATAGATGTACTACAGATCTGGAACATTttgtagaatatacagtaccagtcaaaagtttggacacacctactcattcaaggttatttctttatttgtactattttctacattgttgaacaatagtgaagacataaactatgaaataacacatatggaatcatgtagtaaccaaaaaagtgttatacaaatcaaaatatattttatatttgagattcttcaaagtagccaccctttgccttgatgacagctttgcacacttggcattctctcaaccagcttcacctggaatacttttccaacagttcccacatatgctgagcacttgttggctgcttttccttcactctgtggtccacctcatcccaaaccatctcaattgggttgaggttgtgtgattgtggaggccaggtcacctgatgcagcactccatcactcccttacacaacctggatgtgtgttgggtccttgtcctgttgaaaaacaaatgattgtcccactaagcgcaaaccagatgggatggagtatcactGCCGAAttctatggtagccatgctggataagtgtgccttgaattctaaataaatcactgacagtgtcaccagcaaagcaccatcacatcatcacacctcctcctccgtacttcacggtgggaaccacacatgcggaaccacacatgcggagatcatccactCACCTACTATGTGTCTCACATcggactaaaggacagatttccagcggtctaatgtccgttgctcgtgtttcttggcccaagcaagtctctttttcttattggtgtcctttagtagtggtttctttgcagcaaccatgaaacacttttttggttactaaatgattccatatgtgttacttcatagttttgatgtcttcactattattctacaatgtagaaaatagtacaaaaaaattaagaaaaatccttgaatcagtaggtgtgtccaaacttttgactggtactgtatatagagggtgggaagaaaatggcacccttttctctacatagtgcactactttcgaccacatctcatatggctctggtcaaaagtaatgcactatatagggaatagggtgtcacttaGGACGCAACCAGAGACAGTCAGGAACCACTAGTCCCTGAGGGAGAGCAGGAGTAATTAAATGTTGATGATAGTTATTAGCCGTTTCCATAGGAACCTCTTTCCCCTCCTCGACGCTCTGATTTGCCGTGTCGAGCGGGGATGATGTAGCACGAGGCACCGCCGCCGAGGTGAAGCCAGAGGGTAGAGACACCAGAGGTGTAAGTGCTCTCCTGAGTGACTGAGTCACATACAGGACTGATTCACTTTAATGTGGGTAAAACTGAATCACACAGAACAGAGACAAACACCCAGATATTTCAGCGCATTTACATTTTGGCAGGCGCTctcatccagagtgatttacagtagtgaatacatacattttcatactggtcccccgtgggaatagaacccactaccctggcgttgcaagcgccacgctctaccaactgagcaccCCGaccataacctactccacaccaTAACCTATTCCACaccataacctactccacaccataacctactccacaccataacctactccacaccataacctactccacaccataacctactccacaccataacctactccacaccataacctactccacaccaTAACCTACTCCATAACCTACTccataacctactccacaccataacctactccacaccataacctactccacaccataacctactccacaccataacctactccacaccaTAACCTACTccataacctactccacaccataacctactccacaccataacctactccacaccataacctactccacaccaTAACCTATTCCACaccataacctactccacaccataacctactccacaccataacctactccacaccataacctactccacaccataacctactccacaccataacctactccacaccataacctactccacaccaTAACCTATTCCACAACAGAactccacacaacacaatacatttaGGGCCTGAAATTGTCAATATATATATGCAGCTCAGATATGCCTTGAATCCGGAAACACTTAATCCCAGGGGAAATGAATATGAATGGAtgaaagtttgtgtgtgtgtgtgtgtgtgtgtgtgtgtgtgtgtgtgtgtgtgtgtgtgtgtgtgtgtgtgtgtgtgtgtgtgtgtgtgtgtgtgtgtgagcgcgcacTCGTGTGTGTGTTCGCAGGTGCGTTGGCgtttgcatgtgcgtgtgtggTAATCTCCTAATCCAAACTGTGATATGAAAGGTGGATGCAGTCAAGCGACCTGGCTTAAATGTTCTTCTTTAATCTGAGACTGACATTAAAAGGGGAGAAAGAAAGGAAAAAGAAAGTGAAGAGTTTAGGTGACAGCACAGGGCAGGGCATCCGCTTGTCAGGGGAGAACAGGGGGTATAGAGATTATGACATCAGAGGATGGGGTGTTACTTTTGATCCGGTTTAGCGGTGATTGGTGGCGTTGTGGCGTCGTCATCACTGAATAAAGCATTGTTCTACATGATTATGGCAGACGTTATTGTAGGCAAGTAATAGGACGGGGGGAAAGTTATGTCCGTCTTTTTTGAATGGCTTTGATGGGAGCTCTATGAACACAGTATCTCATTCAAATATGCACGATCTGCAGGTCTATCACGAATGCACATGATtgtgtaaaaaaaacatgtcCTTCCCATATCTATGAAAAAATATGGGATGACGAGATATCCCATTCTTTGAATAGCCAATGATAAACtcaaattatacttttttttttacaacacagTGCAGGGTAGGCCTACGCACTTACTAAACTATATCAAAGTTGATGCTGACGTGTAGAGCTGTCCAGTGCTGAAATCTATTCCCGCGCATATGGGAAATAAGAATGTCTGAATATGGGAATTATGTGTCCATATCTGATCTAATTTCGAGTCTTGCTAATCAAACCTCTCAGGATATCCAAACTGGCATGCCACATCGCCTACGGCCTAGTCAATAAAATATGTCACACAATTAGGATTTGCCTGCGCATCATTTACAGTTGATTGACATTATAGGCCAGAACAATGCGTTACGTTAGCGGATTCATTGATCATTTTACAGTGTTTTTCTGAAAGACAATGAACAGCAGAAAACAACAGGTTTCACTGGGCTCTACAAGGCGAGGAGTTCATGTCGTGACATAATACTGGTGAAAACAGGCAAGATTACTCTGCAGTTTATTTCGAGGCCTTAACTAGTGTATGAAGTGAGCTTCGTCGAAACGCTGCATGTTAAAAACAACAAACTGGCCAATCTAAAAGAAAAACAGGTCAAATTCATGACAACTTCTCCTGTCAATGGAAAAGTGTTTTGGCCTTTGAAAAAACTGTCAACGATTagaataaatactcaccttttgAATGGCAATGTTGTTAGCTACTTGGAAAAACAACGTTGACATCCTCtccaaaatacaaaataaaacacatccttaatgttctgtcctctctctacgaATTCCTTTTTGCAGCCCGTTTCATTGTCTCATAACGTTCATTTTGAAACTTTTTGTCTTTGAATCCTAATGTTCTTCCAATGTTCTGTTTTATTGCTTCCTTGCATCCCACTCAACTGCTCGCATTCGCTCTCTCTGTTGGACTCGCACTTGACTCAATAAGCGCTCGAACCCTGTGTATGTGAGGTGCGCACggcacatctctctgtccctagcTAGctgtgggtgggagagagagggcgggcgGGAGGGATGGAGCGCTTGTCACTTTGATTATGTCCCCGTTTACGTGGAGTTGTGTTCCTGAGAGTGTAGGTGTGCTTCCCTATTATTTAACGCCCGCGCCACAGATTTTTATTAGACTGGCCTCCGGAGAAGAAAACAGGTTGCTATGCATTGCTCGGATTTTCAGTGAATTTGGATCAGTGTTCGGCTGTACATGCGAGCTGCCTGTCTTTGTGCGAGTTTGAAGCTGCATTATTGAAATGTGAATAGATTTATGGAAATAGGCCTAATAAAAAAGTTAATGACAGGACGGTGGTTGATTAAATATTCATTTTGTTGACAACTACAGACATCCTGTAATGTTAGAGTCGCATTTACAAATACAGAtgcttaatttgatcactcttttttttttgtggctGGGAATTTTCTTGCACCGCAGGAAATCCAGACGAGCTTCGTGATTTACATAAATCCACTGaacacccacactaacacactgttatattaacagtattgcacttttcatgtagcctacttttagCCAGCTAATGTCCTAACCACCGACCCAACAACATGACAGACTCAACGTTCAAATcccgttgctgcaggattattttgtaGCGAGATAATTGGTCAAATGATGATTCTACATATATACGTAACACACCAACTGAAGAGGGGGTGTGGGGTAAGAAACCAAGTCTCCCTAGTAACCTAGTGTGAACAGGCAATTGAAATCGGATCCCAGTGTTGCATTGTGGAGCTGTCCAGGGCAGAGGTGCTGAAAACTACTAAAACGGAAAACGGATACTCCTCGAACTACCACCACCCTACCGTGGCCTGGCTGGCTGTCACATACATTTAGCCTCCAGACCAGTCTCAGCACCCTGCTAACAATAACCACctcatttgctttgtcattgatTAGAGCAATATTTTACCACAGGGAGAATACTGAACTAGCGACCTGCAGAACTTTCTCCTAGCTGCAATAAGTTCATCCAACTTTCTAATTTCCATCAAAGACGCTACTGTTCATAGTTTAATTTATCATTAATATTTGTATTGGCATCAGCAATGTCTCTTTTTTGCAGGGaaatatagttagttatagtattCCAGACAGACCACAATTATATGCAACTCGATAGTTTCTATGGATACctttcttattttctctctctctctctctctctctctctctttctgtctctctctcgctctctctctctcttacttgtCTGAAGCAAACATTTAGCTAAAATTATAGAGTTGAACCAATTTCTTTTTAAAACCCAAGTTCTCTTCAGCCAAACGTGGTGGGTGTTCAATGTaccgagagagagggataaagaaagacagacagacagacagacagacagacagacagacagacagacagacagacagacagatagatagatagatagatagatagatagatagatagatagatagatagatagatagatagatagatagatagatagatcgatagatagatagatagatagatagatagatagatagatagatagacagggagagaaaggtgggagacagagagaggaagagatagaatgagagagagatggagagcgagactgAGAAACGGGGTGAATCAACAAGGCCAAGCGGGATTAgtggctctattcaatctgtattgctGAACCGTTACAGATTGtgtgatagaaatgtaaaggcaatTTCCTATTGAGCTGACATATTCAGcatttactgtgaatgcagtctcagCTAATGCGAGACAATTATGCTGCGAGTCAGTGCGAGTCAACCAAGCTGCGAGTCAACCACACTTTAACACTGAACTTCTGCGATaaggattgaatagagccctaaatgGGGTGGGAGTGGGGAAGAAATGTGTGGGTGGGTTTAGATTCTAGAAGATAGAGGAACAAGGATGCTGCAACTAATGACAATAGGGGAGTTATCTTGCTGTTTGTTTACCGTTGTTTTGAGTGGGAGTAGTTAGGCCTAAATAAATGTGGAAAGACACAAGGAAACGTTACAGTAGGGATACAGTAggtgtattttgatttgttgatcGAATCCAGGtatttctactctactctaccatacccTACCCAACTCTGTATTCTgcactactctattctactctactctatgaTATTCTGACTGAAACAAAGAGAAGGGAAGATCGGAGACTGCTTCCATTACACCTGCCCCACTGACAGAAATGAAATGAccatctctgtgtctgtgtattaaTAACCATAATCTGTCTGAATGAGGCTGACTGGAGTAAGATATCACATAAGATATTAACTCTTTTTCATAAGCACACCTTGCTCAAGGCATCAAGCCA
This sequence is a window from Oncorhynchus mykiss isolate Arlee chromosome 13, USDA_OmykA_1.1, whole genome shotgun sequence. Protein-coding genes within it:
- the LOC110485689 gene encoding ATP-sensitive inward rectifier potassium channel 12-like, whose product is MVGTGHRGPDYCPHRHSLMITGAMGAVRVNRYSIVATDEDHFKISTLGLHNGHGPLMHHNMTGRGMGGGGGGGGGGGGGSEGGGGGSSLALRATESVHNGRQISTTGPNHVRSRFVKKNGQCNVVFHNMEDKTKHYLADIFTTCVDIRWRYMLLLFTSTFLLSWFLFGVVFWGVALAHGDFDLRPGLGEGPLAGLEGGGVEWKPCILHVQGFVGAFLFSIETQTTIGYGFRCVTEECPAAVATVVVQSIVGCIIDSFMIGTIMAKMVRPKKRAQTLLFSHHAVISMRDGKLCLMFRLGNMRKSHIVEAHVRAQLIRPHVTAEGEYLPMEQTDIDVGYDEGLDRLFLVSPLVVVHEINENSPLYCMSSADLTTEDFEIVVILEGMVEATAMTTQARSSYLAREILWGHRFEPVVFEKEHRYQVDYSRFHKTYEVPATPHCSARELREMTGRSRSPSSASGSSSTRSVSPLGPKSSGLHLLPPHSPSAFCYENEVALCCGEEEGEEVGEMGVMLGGRDDGEGEERDVQLDIFQERFQNQVAVDMNMLCVLDIDNQIDRLQPAIALDALGFRRESGV